One window of Candidatus Tectomicrobia bacterium genomic DNA carries:
- a CDS encoding M20/M25/M40 family metallo-hydrolase, protein MKVDRVVAQIERDFEDSHVRRLLDYIRQPSVSALDWGNREMAEMLAGEIREVGGTAEVVETAEFPVVFGLIDEGAPRTLLCHGLYDVTPAEEPGWLNPPFEPRIHQLDGLGRCIVGRGAEDMKTGIAGVMNTVYAARAAGQKLPLNLMFVHEASELGSGGLKDFFPRYKEKMKRANAAYWLCPMAQTDGTPIVPLGLKGNLMGRLFCRPGEWGGPIGNEIHALNSNWIGNPADRLVEAVAYLEKRLEEIYERGEGWMPSPVQERLCRRLSERMDPERLRRSLGVKRFRQDDFHAAVRAHLFRPEFTLIGLQAGFIGEGKSVKVSIPSEAQAVVNMRFLPGEDPDERIENVRRILEEGGFGDIEFVVNNHYAGGATSPEHPLIACFLRAHKEMGADPEVWPVHPAGMPVALWTEELGIPWIGGLPCNAMRKHAANEYCQVEGLLRSEKFLARFFEGFGGLTY, encoded by the coding sequence ATGAAAGTCGATCGCGTAGTCGCTCAAATCGAAAGGGATTTCGAAGACAGCCACGTCCGCCGCCTTCTGGACTACATCCGGCAGCCGAGCGTGTCGGCCCTGGACTGGGGCAACCGCGAGATGGCGGAGATGCTCGCCGGGGAAATCCGCGAGGTGGGGGGGACGGCCGAGGTGGTCGAGACCGCCGAGTTCCCCGTCGTCTTCGGCCTGATTGACGAAGGCGCGCCGCGGACGCTGCTCTGCCACGGCCTCTACGACGTGACCCCGGCGGAGGAGCCGGGCTGGCTGAACCCGCCCTTCGAGCCGCGGATACACCAGCTCGACGGCCTGGGCCGCTGCATCGTCGGCCGGGGCGCAGAGGACATGAAGACGGGCATCGCCGGCGTCATGAACACCGTGTACGCCGCCCGCGCCGCGGGCCAAAAGCTCCCGCTCAATCTCATGTTCGTCCACGAGGCCTCGGAGCTGGGAAGCGGCGGGCTCAAGGACTTCTTTCCGCGCTACAAGGAAAAGATGAAACGGGCGAACGCCGCCTACTGGCTCTGCCCGATGGCCCAGACCGACGGCACCCCCATCGTCCCTCTCGGCCTGAAGGGCAACCTCATGGGAAGGCTCTTCTGCCGGCCGGGCGAGTGGGGCGGCCCCATCGGCAACGAGATCCACGCCCTGAACAGCAACTGGATCGGAAACCCCGCCGACCGCTTGGTCGAGGCGGTCGCCTATCTTGAAAAGCGCCTCGAGGAGATCTACGAGCGCGGAGAGGGCTGGATGCCGAGCCCGGTCCAAGAGAGGCTCTGCCGCCGGCTCTCCGAGCGCATGGATCCCGAACGGCTGAGGCGGAGCCTGGGGGTGAAGCGGTTTCGTCAGGACGACTTCCATGCGGCGGTGCGCGCGCACCTCTTCCGCCCCGAGTTCACCCTGATCGGCCTCCAGGCGGGGTTCATCGGGGAGGGGAAATCCGTCAAGGTGAGCATCCCCTCCGAGGCCCAGGCGGTGGTGAACATGCGCTTTCTGCCGGGCGAGGACCCGGACGAGCGCATCGAGAACGTGCGCCGGATTCTCGAGGAGGGCGGTTTCGGGGACATCGAGTTCGTCGTGAACAACCACTATGCCGGCGGCGCCACCTCGCCGGAACACCCTCTCATCGCGTGCTTCCTTCGGGCCCACAAGGAGATGGGGGCGGACCCCGAGGTCTGGCCCGTCCATCCCGCGGGGATGCCGGTTGCGCTCTGGACCGAAGAATTGGGCATCCCCTGGATCGGGGGGCTTCCCTGCAATGCCATGCGCAAGCACGCGGCGAATGAGTACTGCCAGGTGGAGGGCCTGCTGCGATCGGAGAAGTTCCTCGCGCGCTTCTTCGAGGGATTCGGCGGATTGACCTACTGA